The Podospora pseudocomata strain CBS 415.72m chromosome 1 map unlocalized CBS415.72m_1, whole genome shotgun sequence genome has a segment encoding these proteins:
- the FCY21 gene encoding Purine-cytosine permease fcy21 (COG:P; EggNog:ENOG503NV60) yields MGLSTFPPQSKTDIESYTHEKTRASDTGDEGFITASSSREGVVLESDKSWFFSRLQRFAGSYGVEERGVERVPEDERRDTRASKMGGVWLAANMGMPTFALGAVAVPIFGLGFVDAALIIVLVNILGVLPVCFFALFGPKFGLRQIILSRFWFGHYAVKLIAIFQIITCLGWASVNAIVGAQLLKAVNPDIPGWAGILIVSLATLIICLLGYKAVHFYERYAWIPCFVVFLVAMGAFIKSGEFDSLLPLATGPSERGAVLSYIGAVFGFAVGWSAYSADYSVYQPSTRSTRSTFLWVFSGLTFPLIFVMLLGAAISTALVKNEEYQKHYENAGVGGLMAAVLTPNVEPGFDKACLILVALSIIATNCPNIYSVSFSLQALARQTQQVPRFVWTIFGTAVYVGIGIPGYNLFETWLETFVLSTGYWLSIYVAIALVEHFLFRGGLRGFSGYDVGDIHKPELLPPGFAAIASCLVGVVGVALGMSQEWYTGVIARLCGGEGHGADVGVWLGFAFTFITYIPLRAVERSCFGR; encoded by the exons ATGGGCCTGTCCACATTTCCACCGCAGTCGAAAACGGACATCGAAAGTTACACCCACGAAAAGACCCGTGCATCAGACACCGGTGATGAAGGTTTCATCACCGCTTCCAGCAGCAGAGAAGGTGTTGTCCTTGAGAGCGACAAGAGCTGGTTCTTTTCTAGGCTTCAAAGGTTTGCCGGTAGTTATGGCGTGGAAGAGCGGGGTGTTGAGCGGGTGCCGGAGGATGAGAGGAGAGATACAAGGGCTTCCAAGATGGGCGGCGTG TGGCTGGCAGCCAACATGGGGATGCCTACTTTTGCTCTGGGGGCCGTGGCCGTGCCAATCTTTGGACTGGGCTTTGTGGATGCCGCGTTGATTATTGTACTCGTCAACATACTCGGAGTTCTCCCCGTTTGCTTCTTTGCACTTTTTGGGCCAAAGTTTGGGTTAAGACAGATTATTCTGTCCAGGTTTTGGTTTGGACACTATGCGGTCAAACTTA TTGCGATATTTCAGATTATCACCTGTCTTGGGTGGGCATCTGTCAATGCCATCGTTGGAGCTCAGCTGTTGAAGGCCGTCAACCCTGATATTCCCGGCTGGGCCGGGATTCTCATTGTGTCTTTGGCAACGCTGATTATCTGCTTGTTGGGTTACAAAGCTGTTCACTTCTACGAACGGTACGCGTGGATTCCGTGCTTTGTGGTTTTTCTTGTTGCCATGGGGGCTTTCATAAAATCCGGAGAGTTCGACAGCCTCCTGCCTCTGGCCACGGGGCCAAGTGAGAGGGGAGCTGTTCTTTCATACATCGGAGCTGTCTTTGGGTTTGCTGTCGGTTGGTCGGCATACTCGGCTGATTATAGTGTCTATCAGCCCTCGACACGATCAACCAGGTCGACCTTTCTCTGGGTGTTTTCTGGGCTGACGTTTCCTCTTATATTTGTCATGCTCCTCGGGGCTGCTATTTCTACGGCTCTGGTCAAGAATGAGGAATACCAAAAGCACTACGAGAACgcaggtgttggaggtcTCATGGCGGCTGTGTTGACGCCGAATGTTGAACCTGGGTTTGACAAGGCCTGTCTTATCCTGGTGGCGCTCTCGATCATTGCGACCAACTGCCCCAATATCTATTCGGTCTCGTTCTCGTTGCAGGCACTGGCGAGACAGACTCAGCAAGTGCCGCGCTTCGTGTGGACTATCTTTGGGACGGCAGTGTATGTTGGGATTGGTATTCCTGGGTACAACCTCTTCGAAACCTGGCTCGAGACGTTCGTGTTGAGCACGGGATATTGGCTTTCGATCTATGTTGCCATTGCCCTGGTGGAACACTTTTTATTCCGCGGAGGATTACGTGGATTTTCAGGGTATGATGTGGGGGATATTCACAAGCCAGAGCTTTTACCACCGGGGTTCGCAGCCATTGCTTCTTGCCTGGTTGGCGTTGTGGGTGTTGCTCTGGGGATGTCTCAGGAATGGTACACGGGGGTGATTGCTAGGTTGtgtggcggggaggggcaCGGGGCTGATGTGGGTGTTTGGCTGGGGTTTGCTTTTACTTTCATCACATATATTCCTCTGAGGGCTGTTGAACGGAGTTGTTTTGGGAGATGA
- the DUS3 gene encoding tRNA-dihydrouridine synthase 3 (EggNog:ENOG503NUGC; BUSCO:EOG09261ZPW; COG:J) — protein MEPQESTKRSQDEIHDKATPQQQEPTHDEPASKRQRFDEPAETQNGTTKKSPVDRVKGVAPIKAEYLIVAPGQSAKVVVPDVIDDDEAEGRGTIEHQQQGDSRDAGKGGKRKKKTGQNKERTFGTFSDAQRLCNSVAWTPEFSPRSCKFGERCNGLHDIRKYLKEGRRADLETFGGKCPTLEKFGKCPSGWRCLFVSSHSKEVEHEDGRKELVLTDKDGNTYPDDGDTGDANTEVVNNVEGQIKIDLSRKRVQFEKSDKYLKWLEKDTQIFRDHHHKQKDGGAEALDYRAMYVEPPFKPSEKKRLYFGRETPALAPLTTQGNLPFRRLCVDLGCELTYSEMAMGMPLLQGAKSDWTLMRAHKSETTPPRFNGDGPVAQGYDNSKDLKFGAQIAANVPWVAIKSTEALARFLPHLRLIDLNCGCPIDMLYKSGAGSALLDAPSKLERMIRGMNAVSDDVPITAKIRMGVRDDKFTAQKNIERLALGSEEHRDILGAPGCAAVTLHGRTRQQRYTRAANWEYIAETAAVIKRLNEKTDSLTDTIREVDERTLPNGGRMFFIGNGDCYSHIDYFDHVDNAKVDTVMIGRGAIIKPWIYEEIQTGQYLDKSATERLGYIEKFARYGMEAWGSDELGINYTRRFLLEFLSFFSRYVPIGLLEYLPPSINERPPAYKGRNELETLLASKDYKDWIKISEMFLGPAPATFSFTPKHKSNSYEIEAEG, from the exons ATGGAGCCCCAGGAGTCAACGAAGCGGTCGCAGGATGAGATTCACGATAAGGCCACCCCTCAGCAGCAGGAACCCACTCATGATGAGCCAGCTTCTAAGCGACAGAGGTTTGATGAGCCTGCTGAAACTCAAAACGGCACAACGAAAAAGTCGCCTGTGGACAGAGTGAAGGGTGTCGCCCCCATCAAGGCCGAGTACCTTATCGTTGCCCCTGGTCAGTCGGCAAAGGTTGTTGTGCCTGATgtcattgatgatgatgaggctgagGGAAGAGGCACCATtgaacaccagcagcaaggagATAGTCGCGATGCTGGGAAAGGAggaaagaggaaaaagaagacaggCCAAAACAAGGAGAGAACCTTTGGCACCTTTTCTGATGCTCAACGCCTTTGCAATTCCGTTGCCTGGACTCCCGAGTTCTCTCCCAGGTCTTGCAAGTTTGGTGAGCGGTGCAATGGCCTCCATGATATCCGAAAGTACCTGAAGGAGGGCCGCCGTGCAGACCTGGAAACCTTTGGAGGAAAATGCCCTACTCTTGAGAAATTTGGAAAGTGCCCGTCTGGCTGGCGTTGCTTGTTTGTGTCAAGTCATAGCAAGGAGGTCGAGCACGAAGATGGGCGCAAGGAGCTAGTTCTCACAGACAAAGATGGCAACACTTACCCCGACGATGGGGATACCGGTGACGCCAATACCGAGGTGGTGAACAACGTGGAAGGCCAGATCAAGATTGACCTCTCCCGGAAACGAGTCCAGTTTGAAAAGTCGGACAAGTATCTAAAATGGCTGGAAAAAGATACTCAGATTTTCCGtgaccatcaccacaagCAAAAGGATGGCGGTGCTGAGGCGCTGGACTACAGGGCAATGTACGTCGAGCCACCTTTTAAGCCCTCGGAGAAGAAAAGGCTTTACTTTGGAAGGGAAACACCGGCTTTGGCGCCCTTGACAACCCAAGGGAACCTGCCATTCCGCCGTCTTTGCGTCGACTTGGGATGCGAGTTGACCTACTCGGAAATGGCCATGGGCATGCCCTTACTCCAAGGTGCCAAGTCTGACTGGACTCTGATGAGAGCCCACAAGAGTGAGACCACACCCCCTCGCTTCAATGGCGATGGGCCCGTTGCTCAAGGTTACGACAACTCGAAGGATCTCAAGTTTGGCGCTCAGATTGCAGCCAACGTTCCCTGGGTTGCCATCAAGTCTACCGAAGCCTTGGCTCGCTTCCTCCCACATCTCCGGCTGATCGATCTAAACTGCGGCTGCCCGATTGACATGCTCTACAAGTCGGGTGCTGGATCTGCCCTCTTGGATGCTCCCTCCAAGCTGGAGCGTATGATCAGAGGCATGAACGCCGTCTCTGATGACGTTCCCATCACGGCCAAAATCAGAATGGGCGTCCGTGATGACAAGTTCACGGCCCAAAAGAACATCGAGAGGCTCGCCCTTGGCAGTGAGGAGCATCGTGATATTCTGGGAGCTCCCGGCTGCGCGGCTGTGACGCTTCACGGCCGAACAAGACAGCAACGGTACACCCGCGCGGCCAACTGGGAGTACATCGCTGAGACGGCCGCCGTGATCAAGCGCTTGAACGAGAAAACTGACAGCCTCACCGACACCATTCGCGAAGTCGATGAACGAACTCTACCCAATGGCGGGAGGATGTTCTTCATTGGCAACGGCGATTGCTATTCGCACATTGACTACTTTGACCACGTCGACAACGCCAAGGTGGACACGGTTATGATTGGCAGAGGAGCGATCATCAAGCCCTGGATCTACGAGGAGATCCAGACTGGTCAGTACTTGGACAAGTCGGCCACGGAGCGGTTGGGGTACATTGAGAAATTTGCCCGGTATGGAATGGAGGCTTGGGGGTCAGACGAGCTGGGGATCAACTACACGAGGAGGTTCCTGCTGGAGTTtttgagcttcttcagccgGTATGTTCCTATTGGGCTGCTGGAGTATCTGCCGCCGAGTATCAATGAGAGGCCGCCGGCGTACAAGGGAAGAAATGAGCTTGAGACGTTGCTTGCGAGTAAGGATTATAAGGATTGGATCAAGATCAG TGAGATGTTCCTCGGCCCGGCACCTGCTACGTTTTCTTTTACGCCTAAGCACAAGTCAAACTCGTATGAGATCGAGGCggagggttga
- a CDS encoding uncharacterized protein (EggNog:ENOG503NZBU; COG:S): MADQARATSRDKTPQSPHSKNKVVRSQKISQVTSPTEPRAPTPLGGDLYDHSPVQDRPPIPRSHTPGHLSSRNQDRRNQSGDLALRQRSQSAAGHTSSRAAAAGIPHSYSTTSFSSNPSASKAPTPNSAPPSRQPTITENGDNNSTSSLTVNLTLGRDRGDSGASAGSGKESTTSTTHPRRPTNLRSTSAIAGGGRPPGGSHAAPSHPRVGTGRGQPAKGAEVFTPFPPLTNPKTAPDVLAAPSSGMYWSRAPTSGTPHTALRAHTTTLVGSNVFVFGGCDSRACFNELYVLDADAFYWSTPHVVGDVPVPLRAMTCTAVGKKLVIFGGGDGPAYYNDVYVLDTVNYRWSKPKIMGSDQPGRVPSKRRAHTACLYKSGIYVFGGGDGERALNDIWRLDVSDFGKMSWKLVSGPSPSSSTTSVTDREIRPKARGYHTANMVGSKLIIYGGSDGGECFNDVWVYDVETHVWKQVNIPVTYRRLSHTATIVGSYLFVIGGHDGNEYSNDVLLLNLVTMGWDRRKVYGLPPSGRGYHGTVLHDSRLLMIGGFDGSEVFGDVWVLELAVHAYYSQISHFTIEI; the protein is encoded by the coding sequence ATGGCTGACCAGGCCAGAGCAACATCACGAGACAAGACGCCGCAGTCACCGCACAGCAAGAACAAGGTTGTGCGCTCACAAAAGATATCCCAGGTGACGTCGCCGACAGAGCCGCGCGCTCCGACCCCATTAGGGGGAGATCTCTACGACCACAGCCCCGTCCAGGACCGTCCGCCGATACCCCGCTCCCATACACCAGGCCACCTCTCGTCTCGGAATCAAGACCGTCGAAACCAGTCTGGCGATCTCGCCCTCCGCCAGCGCTCCCAGTCAGCAGCAGGCCACACCTCGTCCCGAGCCGCTGCGGCAGGCATCCCACACTCCtactcaaccacctccttctccagcaacCCTTCCGCAAGCAAAGCCCCTACCCCCAACTCAGCGCCCCCGTCCCGCCAGCCAACCATAACCGAGAATGGCGACAACAATAGCACCAGCAGTCTCACggtcaacctcaccctcggccGCGACAGAGGCGATTCGGGCGCCTCGGCCGGAAGCGGCAAAGAATCCacgacctccaccacccacccccgaagaccaaccaacctccgctccacctccgccaTAGCCGGCGGCGGTCGTCCCCCAGGCGGAAGCCATGCcgccccttcccacccccgagTCGGCACCGGCCGCGGCCAACCCGCCAAAGGCGCCGAAGTCttcacccctttcccccctttaACAAACCCCAAGACCGCCCCCGACGTTCTCGCGGCCCCATCATCAGGAATGTACTGGTCCCGCGCACCCACCTCGGGCACCCCCCATACCGCCCTCCGCgctcacaccaccaccctcgtcgGGAGCAACGTCTTTGTCTTTGGCGGCTGCGACTCAAGAGCCTGCTTCAACGAGCTATACGTCCTCGACGCCGACGCCTTTTACTGGTCCACCCCCCACGTGGTAGGTGacgtccccgtccccctccGCGCAATGACTTGCACGGCGGTCGGCAAAAAATTAGTCATATTCGGAGGCGGCGACGGCCCGGCTTACTACAATGACGTCTACGTCCTCGACACGGTCAACTACCGGTGGTCAAAGCCCAAAATTATGGGGTCTGACCAGCCCGGACGAGTCCCCTCCAAACGTCGAGCCCACACGGCATGTCTGTACAAAAGCGGGATTTATGtttttggcggtggggacGGGGAAAGAGCGTTGAATGACATTTGGCGGTTGGACGTGAGCGACTTTGGTAAGATGAGCTGGAAGCTGGTGTCTGGCCCGTCTCCGAGTTCGTCAACAACATCAGTGACGGACAGGGAAATCCGCCCCAAGGCTAGGGGTTACCACACTGCCAACATGGTCGGGTCCAAACTGATCATTTACGGGGGCTCAGACGGGGGGGAGTGTTTCAACGATGTTTGGGTCTACGACGTGGAAACGCACGTTTGGAAGCAGGTCAACATCCCGGTTACGTACAGGCGGCTGAGCCACACGGCGACGATAGTGGGGAGTTATCTCTTTGTGATTGGGGGGCATGACGGGAATGAATACAGTAATgatgtgctgctgctgaatCTGGTGACGATGGGGTGGGACAGGAGGAAGGTGTATGGGCTGCCGCCgagcgggagggggtatCACGGGACGGTGCTGCACGACAgtcggttgttgatgattggggggtttgacGGGAGTGAGGTTTTTGGGGATGTTTGGGTTTTAGAGCTGGCGGTGCACGCTTATTATAGTCAGATTAGTCATTTTACGATTGAGATttag
- the RCF2 gene encoding Replication factor C, subunit RFC4 (COG:S; EggNog:ENOG503P0GV) codes for MKIISKEEEDAHFKVVLKGGLIGGSVGLALGLGGVIAGSKRYPTIRNLTLPFRSFLVTSTGTFGAIVWAERYSIDFQRSHDSMYNYMDASHKAAAEARAAAKSDTEKLMDWGRENRYSIVFTSWIAAMGLALAMVGKNKYLSGSQKLVQARMYAQGLTLAVLIATAAFETADAKAGKGRWETVMVVDPEDPEHKHLIEKRVRKEDYEGQNLWQDMVEAEERRLAEQKKHVAALEKKEKAPAS; via the exons atgaagatcatctccaaggaagaggaagacgccCACTTCAAGGTCGTCCTCAAGGGTGGTCTCATCGGCGGCTCCgtcggccttgccctcggTCTGGGTGGTGTAATCGCCGGCTCAAAGCGCTACCCCACCATCcgcaacctcaccctccccttccgctccttcctcgtcacctCGACCGGCACCTTTGGCGCCATCGTCTGGGCCGAGAGATACTCCATCGACTTCCAGCGCTCGCACGATTCCATGTACAACTACATGGACGCCTCCCACAAGGCGGCCGCCGAGGCTCGCGCCGCGGCCAAGAGTGACACGGAGAAGCTGATGGATTGGGGACGGGAGAACAGGTACTCTATTGTGTTCACATCTTGGATTGCGGCGATGGGTCTCgcgctggcgatggtggggaAGAATAAGTATCTGAGCGGAAGCCAGAAGCTGGTGCAGGCGAGAATGTACGCCCAAGGGTTGACGCTGGCGGTGCTGATTGCTACCGCCGCGTTTGAGACGGCGGATGCGAAGGCGGgcaaggggaggtgggagactGTTATGGTTGTTGATCCGGAGGATCCGGAGCACAAGCATCTGAttgagaagagggtgaggaaggaggattATGAGGGGCAGAACTTGTGGCAGG ATATggtcgaggctgaggagcGCAGACTCGCCGAGCAGAAGAAGCACGTGGCTGCtcttgagaagaaggagaaggccccTGCTTCTTAA
- the SFP1 gene encoding Transcriptional regulator of ribosomal biogenesis proteins (EggNog:ENOG503NZS8; COG:D; COG:K): MQHPMSSSLINSTASPEPAEPSGTGQNTLTTLTNNICPNRASPLASASSDSPSSLNNSSSRSPSLTPQPATPKSPASGLFVPAPPKSHFVDIASLPPQDPQNTDFDFLLDCSDDVAASAALSNHAAIPTSNTPGIPDIDMATGSVYDSGLGRSRQDSFVGARPISMTNPNRTRRDSNNIGPGSLMGGMSWGGISLGSFVKDEIMMAGTSPYPTHQSPSFHSSSYMPKLEASFMRDFICCETTWDTLHDLLQHYEEQHTNLTGNSTLGPGFGGNFTRGPASRATSVAPSVRPQQPTQPMHGFQQQRQPGTGASNLGAGGFGMMRQQAAPVAPKVNHMSHLNDEMDAVGDMEMDDAVGHMDMDDSQRIQQTRHLFGQQQRPQLHLNASGLPHQALRTSQPPTPAAQSFGFQNNPTVSSVNTPTLTTHQGLPQRGQQFSQDNAMEEDDDMSGLPMKLNTNNLAPLGGFPFNINNTIDDPAKRLYSPGGSSAQMTSQQRAMEQQLQMQQQVQQQLVSMNLDYSQLPPGMDPTTLLQHFTALMMPPPEEHKPFKCPVIGCEKAYKNQNGLKYHKTHGHSTQQLHENGDGTFSIVNPETHAPYPGTLGMEKEKPFKCEVCGKRYKNLNGLKYHKQHSPPCDPELRAQQQNLFSSMMQNPAGFMAIQQNLPNINEDNNH; encoded by the exons ATGCAACATCCCATGTCGAGTTCACTCATCAATTCCACAGCGAGCCCCGAGCCTGCGGAGCCATCGGGGACTGGCCAAAATACTCTCACAACTCTCACTAATAATATTTGTCCCAATCGCGCATCACCTTTGGCCTCTGCCTCCAGTGAttcgccttcctctctcaACAATTCGTCGTCACGTTCACCATCCTTGACGCCTCAGCCGGCCACTCCCAAATCTCCCGCCTCTGGCCTTTTTGTCCCCGCGCCCCCAAAGTCGCATTTCGTTGACATCGCATCGCTCCCGCCTCAAGATCCCCAGAATACCGATTTTGATTTTCTGCTCGATTGCAGCGACGACGTCGCCGCCTCTGCTGCCCTGTCCAACCACGCAGCGATACCAACAAGCAACACGCCAGGTATACCAGATATCGACATGGCGACCGGCTCCGTCTACGACTCAGGCCTCGGCCGCAGTCGACAGGACTCGTTTGTCGGCGCAAGGCCCATCTCCATgaccaaccccaaccgcaCTCGCCGGGACTCGAATAACATCGGACCCGGCAGTCTGATGGGTGGTATGAGCTGGGGTGGTATCTCTTTGGGGAGTTTTGTCAAGGACGA GATAATGATGGCCGGCACTTCTCCATATCCGACACACCAGTCACCATCGTTCCACTCATCGTCCTATATGCCCAAGCTGGAAGCATCCTTTATGCGCGACTTTATCTGCTGCGAGACGACGTGGGATACCCTTCATGATCTGCTCCAGCATTATGAGGAGCAGCATACTAACCTCACGGGAAACTCCACGTTGGGGCCTGGGTTCGGCGGGAACTTCACGCGTGGTCCTGCCAGTCGTGCAACTTCTGTTGCACCTTCAGTCAgaccacagcagccaacacaACCGATGCATGGGTTCCAGCAACAGCGCCAGCCTGGTACTGGCGCCAGCAACCTGGGCGCTGGTGGATTCGGTATGATGCGACAGCAGGCGGCTCCGGTCGCACCCAAGGTCAACCACATGTCTCACCTCAACGACGAGATGGATGCAGTTGGCGACATGGAAATGGATGATGCTGTCGGGCACATGGATATGGACGACAGCCAACGCATACAGCAGACCCGTCACCTCTTtggtcagcagcagcgaccCCAGCTTCATCTTAATGCCTCGGGGCTTCCTCATCAAGCGTTGCGCACTTCGcagccaccaacaccagctgCTCAGAGCTTTGGATTCCAGAACAATCCTACCGTCTCTTCGGTCAACACACCAACACTGACGACTCACCAAGGCCTGCCCCAGCGCGGACAACAGTTCTCACAAGATAACGCtatggaggaggatgatgatatgtCAGGCCTGCCCATGAAGCTTAACACCAACAACTTGGCGCCTCTAGGCGGTTTTCCGTTcaatatcaacaacaccatcgacGACCCTGCGAAGCGCCTTTACAGCCCCGGGGGTTCTTCGGCTCAGATGACCAGTCAGCAACGAGCCATGGAACAGCAGTTGCAAATGCAGCAGCAAGTGCAGCAGCAGTTGGTGAGCATGAATCTTGACTACAGCCAACTGCCACCAGGCATGGATCCAACCACGCTTCTTCAGCACTTCACTGCGCTGATGATGCCACCACCCGAAGAGCACAAGCCGTTCAAGTGCCCCGTCATCGGCTGTGAGAAAGCCTACAAGAACCAAAACGGCTTGAA GTATCACAAGACACATGGGCATTCGACCCAGCAGCTCCACGAGAATGGCGACGGCACATTCTCCATCGTCAATCCTGAGACTCATGCGCCCTATCCAGGCACCCTGGGTATGGAAAAGGAGAAACCCTTCAAGTGCGAAGTCTGCGGCAAGCGGTACAAGAACCTGAACGGTCTAAAATAC CACAAGCAACACTCCCCACCGTGCGACCCGGAACTTCGagctcagcagcagaaccTCTTTTCCAGCATGATGCAGAATCCCGCAGGATTTATGGCCATACAGCAAAACCTTCCCAATATCAACGAAGACAACAATCATTAA